TCAAGTCCATTATTTTGAAATGCGATTGGCACAAAATAAAATTTTACGGACCATGGCCAATAACATCAATACATTCTCTCTTGAAAGTCGAGAGGCTGTTATTCTAGCCAGTCTTTTTGAACGAACAGCCTCCCAATTAAGTAGACAAAATCCTGGTCACGAACTGTTAGAAGACATTGAACTCTTTCATCAGACCTTCCGTGAGCGCCCACTTCCACAAACACGGGAAGAATTTGAAGCACGGGCCACTCTCTTCCAACTCCTCCATGATATGGAAGCCTTTATTCAGTTGAAGGTAGATTTTTACGAGCAGTATCCAGAAGAAAACGCAAGTAAATAAGGCACAAACTCCCCACCAATGGTAGGGAGTTTGTGCTTTGTTATATGTACAAATGTTAGACGATTGCTTTATTTGTAGTGTTGTCGAAGAAGTGTGCTTTATTGAGGTTGAAGGCAAGACGCACTTTTTCACCTGGTTTGTGGAAATCACGGGCATCCACACGAGATACAAACTCAGTTGCACCTACACGGCTATAGAGCATGGACTCTGCACCGAGCAATTCAGATACCACTACTTCTGATGTGACAATGCTATCTGGATAAGCTTCTAGTTCCAATTGTGAAGCTTTAATGTCTTCTGGACGAATACCAAGTGTCAAAGATTTTCCTTCATATCCTTTTTCTTCCAAATGTTTTCTGCGCCCTTCTGGCAAGCGGACTGACAAATTATCTCCATCTGTTAGAACACCATCTTTCAAGGTTACATTGAAGAAGTTCATCGCTGGGCTTCCGATAAAGCTTGCGACAAATTTGTTAACAGGAGAGTTGTACAATTCTTCCGGTGTACCGATTTGTTCGATACGTCCGATTGTACCTGTACCAGCTTCATTCTTGGTTGCACTCATGATAACGATACGGTCAGCAAGTGTCATCGCTTCTGTTTGGTCATGCGTTACGTAGATGGTTGTCGCACCGATACGACGGTGGATTTTCGCAATTTCTGTACGCATGGATACACGAAGTTTTGCATCCAAGTTTGATAATGGCTCATCCATCAAGAACACTTTTGCATCACGGACAATTGCACGACCCATGGCAACACGTTGACGTTGTCCACCTGAAAGGTCTGCTGGTTTCCGTTGCAAGAATTCAGTCAAACCAAGGATTGCAGCAGCTTCTTCTACCCGTTTTTTGATTTCATCTTTGCTGTATTTGCGCAATTTCAAACCAAAGGCCATGTTGTCAAATACAGTCATGTGTGGGTAGAGGGCATAGTTTTGGAATACCATGGCAATATCACGATCTTTTGGTGCCACATCATTCATCAAGACATCATCAATGTATGCTTCACCTTCTGTAATATCTTCCAGACCTGCAATCATACGAAGAGTTGTTGATTTCCCACATCCTGAAGGACCTACAAATACGATAAATTCCTTGTCCTTAATGTCTAGGTTGAAATCCTCAACAGAATAGTGTTCGCTGTTTGGATATTTTTTGTAGATATTTTTTAGATTTAATTGAACCATGTTCAAACCTCGCTTTCTTTTAGAACCTGTATTCATAAGCTCCCGAAGAAAGTTGCTGAACCGTGAATACATGTTCTTACTCTTTTAGTATATATGAAAACGCTTTATTTTTCCCTGTCAATGTGAACAAAAAGAAAAATAGCTTTTGTACAAGTTGCACAAAAGCCTTTTCGTATTC
Above is a window of Streptococcus sp. zg-86 DNA encoding:
- a CDS encoding ABC transporter ATP-binding protein translates to MVQLNLKNIYKKYPNSEHYSVEDFNLDIKDKEFIVFVGPSGCGKSTTLRMIAGLEDITEGEAYIDDVLMNDVAPKDRDIAMVFQNYALYPHMTVFDNMAFGLKLRKYSKDEIKKRVEEAAAILGLTEFLQRKPADLSGGQRQRVAMGRAIVRDAKVFLMDEPLSNLDAKLRVSMRTEIAKIHRRIGATTIYVTHDQTEAMTLADRIVIMSATKNEAGTGTIGRIEQIGTPEELYNSPVNKFVASFIGSPAMNFFNVTLKDGVLTDGDNLSVRLPEGRRKHLEEKGYEGKSLTLGIRPEDIKASQLELEAYPDSIVTSEVVVSELLGAESMLYSRVGATEFVSRVDARDFHKPGEKVRLAFNLNKAHFFDNTTNKAIV